Proteins from a single region of Chloroflexota bacterium:
- a CDS encoding rod shape-determining protein, whose product MFGAQQIGIDLGTANVLVYVPGRGITINGPSVVAVSTEDNRVETIGDEARQMIGRAPSNIAVVRPMREGVIADYVVTQEMIRHLIRRVCGRVRFFKPDVMVSVPTGITSVERRAVHDAVVSAGAGNAYLIEEPLAAALGANVPISSASGSMVINIGGGTTEVAVLSLNAIVVCQSVRVGGRRIDSTILNYVKRHYNLLIGEGTAEEVKIAVGSALPLDQPISLEVRGRDQVAGLPRTITITSDEITEAIQETIGIIVKCARDVLEKTPPELASDIIDRGIVMTGGGSLLRNLDGLLTQETGIACYLADTPLISVALGTGVAMQYFDTLKRSLVSFR is encoded by the coding sequence ATGTTTGGTGCACAGCAAATCGGCATCGATCTGGGAACTGCCAACGTGCTGGTATACGTACCGGGACGGGGCATCACCATTAATGGCCCTTCAGTCGTTGCCGTATCCACGGAAGACAATCGCGTAGAGACTATTGGCGACGAGGCACGCCAAATGATTGGTAGGGCGCCGAGTAATATTGCCGTTGTCCGACCGATGCGCGAAGGTGTGATCGCTGATTACGTGGTGACCCAAGAGATGATACGCCATCTAATTCGGCGGGTCTGCGGTCGTGTACGCTTCTTCAAGCCAGACGTGATGGTCTCTGTGCCAACCGGAATTACCAGCGTCGAGCGGCGCGCCGTGCATGATGCAGTCGTCTCGGCCGGCGCCGGCAATGCCTATCTGATCGAGGAGCCGCTTGCCGCGGCGCTCGGCGCCAATGTGCCCATATCCTCCGCCAGCGGCAGCATGGTAATCAACATAGGCGGTGGCACTACTGAAGTAGCCGTTCTCTCACTCAACGCGATTGTAGTTTGCCAATCGGTACGGGTGGGCGGACGGCGCATCGACTCGACAATTCTCAATTATGTCAAGAGACACTATAACCTCTTGATCGGTGAAGGTACCGCTGAAGAGGTAAAGATTGCCGTAGGCAGTGCACTTCCCTTGGACCAGCCGATTTCACTTGAAGTGCGCGGCAGAGATCAGGTAGCAGGCCTGCCAAGAACCATTACTATCACATCAGATGAGATAACTGAAGCGATTCAAGAGACCATCGGCATAATCGTTAAGTGCGCTCGTGACGTTCTGGAAAAGACACCGCCGGAACTTGCTTCAGATATTATCGATCGAGGCATTGTGATGACAGGCGGCGGTTCCCTGCTTCGCAATCTAGACGGGCTCCTCACGCAGGAAACCGGCATTGCGTGCTATCTTGCCGACACTCCCCTCATCAGT